In a genomic window of Streptomyces sp. BHT-5-2:
- a CDS encoding helix-turn-helix domain-containing protein, with the protein MTELPDPPSGSAPEELTTVAPRLRELRRRSGLTLETAARRVGLSPAHLSRLETGQRQPSLPMLLALARTYGTTVSDLLGETAPERDPIVRAGRAEPSEAGGWTYRTVGGAGRAMQALRVHVPQRAQGDLVRVHPGEEWLYVLTGRLRLTLGEAVHVLEPGDAAHFDSLVPHRLAAVSRGGAELLFVHTLLQSGAAELCLGDRAAHRRPG; encoded by the coding sequence ATGACCGAGTTGCCCGATCCGCCCTCCGGCTCCGCCCCCGAGGAGCTGACCACCGTGGCCCCGCGCCTGCGCGAGCTGCGGCGGCGCAGCGGGCTGACGCTGGAGACCGCGGCCCGGCGGGTGGGGCTGTCCCCCGCGCACCTGTCGCGGCTGGAGACCGGTCAGCGGCAGCCGTCGCTCCCGATGCTGCTGGCCCTGGCCCGTACGTACGGCACCACGGTATCCGACCTGCTCGGCGAGACCGCCCCGGAGCGCGATCCGATCGTGCGGGCCGGCCGCGCCGAGCCCTCGGAGGCCGGCGGCTGGACGTACCGGACCGTCGGCGGGGCCGGACGCGCCATGCAGGCGCTGCGGGTGCACGTACCGCAGCGGGCGCAGGGCGATCTGGTGCGGGTGCACCCCGGCGAGGAGTGGCTCTACGTCCTCACCGGGCGGCTGCGGCTCACCCTCGGCGAGGCGGTGCACGTACTGGAGCCGGGGGACGCCGCGCACTTCGACTCGCTCGTCCCGCACCGGCTGGCGGCCGTCTCGCGCGGCGGCGCGGAGCTGCTGTTCGTGCACACGCTGCTGCAGAGCGGCGCCGCCGAGCTGTGCCTGGGCGACCGCGCCGCGCACCGCCGCCCGGGCTGA
- the alc gene encoding allantoicase, giving the protein MTTGDLPHYTGDAGPYGGGDPYADYRTPGPAGFPFSHLPDLADRRLGAGVLAANDEFFAERENLLTPGAAHFDPEAFGHKGKIMDGWETRRRRGTDGDHPFPTDEDHDWALIRLGAPGVIRGIVVDTAHFRGNYPQSVSVEGACVEGSPSPAELLGDAVKWTPLVPRTAVGGHAANGFAVHAEQRFTHLRLNQHPDGGIARLRVHGEVVPAPRWLAALGTFDLAALENGGRVEDASDRFYSSPTHTIQPGRSRKMDDGWETRRRRGTGNDWVRYRLTEQSVIRAVEIDTGYLKGNAAGWAALSGRDGEHGDWTELLPRTRLQPDTVHRFLLTDAPAVTHVRLDIFPDGGIARLRLHGALTGEGAARLATRHRELGG; this is encoded by the coding sequence ATGACCACCGGAGACCTCCCGCACTACACCGGGGACGCCGGCCCCTACGGCGGCGGCGATCCGTACGCCGACTACCGCACCCCGGGACCGGCCGGCTTCCCCTTCTCCCACCTGCCCGACCTCGCCGACCGGCGGCTCGGCGCCGGCGTGCTCGCCGCCAACGACGAGTTCTTCGCCGAGCGCGAGAACCTCCTGACGCCCGGGGCCGCCCACTTCGACCCGGAGGCGTTCGGCCACAAGGGCAAGATCATGGACGGCTGGGAGACCAGGCGCCGCCGCGGCACCGACGGCGACCACCCCTTCCCGACCGACGAGGACCACGACTGGGCGCTGATCCGGCTCGGCGCCCCGGGCGTGATCCGCGGCATCGTCGTCGACACCGCCCACTTCCGCGGCAACTACCCGCAGTCGGTCAGCGTCGAGGGCGCCTGCGTCGAGGGCTCCCCCTCGCCGGCCGAGCTCCTCGGCGACGCCGTGAAGTGGACCCCGCTCGTCCCGCGCACCGCCGTCGGCGGGCACGCCGCCAACGGCTTCGCCGTCCACGCCGAGCAGCGCTTCACCCACCTCCGGCTCAACCAGCACCCCGACGGCGGCATCGCCCGCCTCCGGGTCCACGGCGAGGTCGTCCCGGCCCCCCGCTGGCTGGCCGCGCTGGGCACCTTCGACCTCGCCGCGCTGGAGAACGGCGGCCGGGTCGAGGACGCCTCGGACCGTTTCTACTCCTCGCCCACCCACACCATCCAGCCCGGCCGCTCCCGCAAGATGGACGACGGGTGGGAGACCCGGCGCCGCCGCGGCACCGGCAACGACTGGGTGCGCTACCGCCTCACCGAGCAGTCGGTGATCCGCGCGGTGGAGATCGACACCGGCTACCTCAAGGGCAACGCGGCCGGCTGGGCGGCCCTCTCCGGGCGCGACGGCGAGCACGGCGACTGGACCGAACTGCTGCCCCGCACCCGGCTCCAGCCCGACACCGTCCACCGCTTCCTGCTGACCGACGCCCCCGCGGTGACCCACGTCCGGCTGGACATCTTCCCCGACGGCGGCATCGCCCGGCTCCGGCTGCACGGCGCACTCACCGGGGAGGGCGCCGCCCGACTGGCCACCCGCCACCGGGAGCTCGGCGGCTGA
- the allB gene encoding allantoinase AllB — MSETELVLRSTRVVTPEGTRAASVAVRDGKITAVLPYDAAVPAGARLEDFGDDVLLPGLVDTHVHVNDPGRTHWEGFWTATRAAAAGGITTLVDMPLNSLPPTTDTANLDIKREVARSKAHIDVGFWGGAIPGNVKDLRPLHEAGVFGFKCFLSPSGVDEFPQVDQAQLAAALGEIAGFGGLLIVHAEDPGHLEAAPEAHGPKYADFLASRPRASENDAIAGLIDLARRLDARVHVLHLSSAEALPMIAAARADGVRITVETCPHFLTLTAEEVPDGATEFKCCPPIREAGNQDALWQGLADGTIDCVVSDHSPSTTDLKTPDFGTAWGGISSLQLGLPAVWTAARERGHGLEDVVRWMSTAPAELVGLDAKGAIAPGRDADFAVLAPDETFTVDPAELQHRNKITAYAGRTLHGVVRSTWLRGRRINDGTTLAEPTGELLERPRA, encoded by the coding sequence GTGTCCGAAACAGAGCTGGTGCTGCGGTCCACGCGCGTCGTCACCCCGGAGGGTACGCGGGCCGCGTCCGTCGCCGTCCGGGACGGGAAGATCACCGCCGTCCTGCCGTACGACGCCGCGGTCCCGGCCGGCGCCCGGCTGGAGGACTTCGGCGACGACGTCCTGCTGCCCGGCCTGGTGGACACCCACGTACACGTCAACGACCCCGGCCGCACCCACTGGGAGGGCTTCTGGACGGCCACCCGCGCGGCCGCCGCCGGCGGCATCACCACGCTCGTGGACATGCCGCTCAACAGCCTCCCGCCCACCACCGACACCGCCAACCTCGACATCAAGCGCGAGGTCGCCCGCAGCAAGGCCCATATCGACGTCGGCTTCTGGGGCGGCGCCATCCCCGGCAACGTCAAGGACCTGCGCCCGCTCCACGAGGCCGGCGTGTTCGGCTTCAAGTGCTTCCTGTCGCCCTCCGGCGTCGACGAGTTCCCCCAGGTCGACCAGGCGCAGCTGGCCGCCGCGCTCGGCGAGATAGCCGGCTTCGGCGGGCTGCTGATCGTGCACGCCGAGGACCCCGGCCACCTGGAAGCCGCCCCCGAGGCGCACGGCCCCAAGTACGCCGACTTCCTCGCCTCCCGCCCCCGGGCCTCCGAGAACGACGCCATCGCCGGCCTGATCGACCTCGCCCGCAGGCTGGACGCGCGGGTGCACGTACTGCACCTCTCCTCCGCCGAGGCGCTGCCGATGATCGCCGCCGCCCGCGCCGACGGCGTGAGGATCACCGTCGAGACCTGCCCGCACTTCCTCACCCTGACCGCCGAGGAAGTCCCCGACGGCGCCACCGAGTTCAAGTGCTGCCCGCCGATCCGCGAGGCCGGCAACCAGGACGCCCTCTGGCAGGGCCTGGCCGACGGCACCATCGACTGCGTCGTCTCCGACCACTCGCCCTCCACCACCGACCTCAAGACCCCCGACTTCGGCACGGCCTGGGGCGGCATCTCCTCCCTCCAGCTCGGCCTGCCGGCCGTCTGGACCGCCGCCCGCGAGCGCGGTCACGGCCTGGAGGACGTGGTCCGCTGGATGTCCACCGCCCCCGCCGAGCTGGTCGGCCTGGACGCCAAGGGCGCCATCGCCCCCGGCCGGGACGCCGACTTCGCGGTGCTGGCGCCCGACGAGACCTTCACCGTCGACCCCGCCGAACTCCAGCACCGCAACAAGATCACCGCGTACGCCGGCCGGACCCTCCACGGCGTCGTCCGCTCCACCTGGCTGCGCGGCCGGCGGATCAACGACGGCACCACCCTCGCCGAGCCCACCGGCGAACTCCTCGAAAGGCCGCGCGCATGA
- a CDS encoding transcriptional regulator: MARPAGPSHATTVLDEAVRALAPEDGANRLVRRIAAGRAPRAVFTTFALEQHQVIAADRLSFQHLARRADGDPPVADFFDLLAEGEARALARLAALADACGLTAREIAGYRPRPGCQAFPSYTARLALTAEPTDAAIALTANFAAWGGYCATVRTAMREHYDFPEAARGFFTLFAEPAPELADAARAAVQQGLDTGQARPAAAHRHGQLLQAYEAMFWDALDE, encoded by the coding sequence ATGGCCCGACCCGCCGGCCCGTCGCACGCCACCACCGTCCTCGACGAGGCGGTGCGCGCGCTCGCCCCGGAGGACGGCGCCAACCGGCTCGTCCGGCGGATCGCCGCGGGGCGGGCGCCGCGGGCGGTCTTCACCACCTTCGCCCTGGAGCAGCACCAGGTCATCGCCGCCGACCGGCTCAGCTTCCAGCACCTGGCCCGCCGGGCGGACGGCGATCCGCCGGTGGCGGACTTCTTCGACCTGCTCGCCGAGGGGGAGGCGCGGGCCCTGGCGCGGCTGGCGGCGCTCGCCGACGCCTGCGGGCTGACCGCGCGGGAGATCGCCGGGTACCGGCCGCGCCCCGGCTGCCAGGCGTTCCCCTCGTACACCGCGCGGCTGGCGCTGACCGCCGAGCCCACCGACGCGGCGATCGCGCTGACCGCCAACTTCGCGGCCTGGGGCGGCTACTGCGCCACCGTCCGCACCGCGATGCGGGAGCACTACGACTTCCCGGAGGCGGCCCGCGGCTTCTTCACGCTGTTCGCCGAACCTGCGCCGGAGCTGGCGGACGCGGCCCGCGCGGCGGTGCAGCAGGGCTTGGACACCGGCCAGGCGCGGCCCGCGGCGGCCCACCGCCACGGGCAGCTCCTCCAGGCGTACGAGGCGATGTTCTGGGACGCGCTCGACGAGTGA
- a CDS encoding beta-N-acetylglucosaminidase domain-containing protein, with the protein MHRTRTTAAGGLAVALAVIPLAGPAGPSGAAPAHGPGGDRTRPAVASLSPAPQSVHDRSDHLTITRTVTLVAGPGTDAPALALVTRALKDAGAQHVVRTARAAPGGGRLSVYVDGPAADRTLAGLGARGTAGLPAEGYTLAVARGRIALAGKDATGTYYAAQTLGQLLPHRDRPGARVPGTVVRDWPATPLRGVVEGFYGTPWSHAARLDQLDFAARHKMNIYVYSPKDDAYLREKWRDPYPADRLDQIKELVDRARARHVEFTYALSPGLSVCYSSASDVRALTAKFQTLWDIGVRTFAVPLDDISYTKWNCAADRERFGTGGGAAGTAQAQLLDHVNREFIARHPGARPLQMVPTEYSDLKATPYKAALAAKLDANVLVEWTGVGVIAPTMSADQARQARNLYGHPILLWDNYPVNDYVSKRLMLAPYNAREPGVPERLAGITANPMIQPAASKLALATVADYSWNDRAYDARASWSIAIDELAGGDARAARALRAFADVNYTSAINPRQAPELSAALERFRRGGDARRLDAVLRDLRDAPGVLRDRLPGRAFVRETAPWLDATRAWAVAARDALRLIEADRSGDTATARQLRARIPGLVTKAKSYVYVDMKGKRIPVVIGDGVLDTFVADALAGRRGQ; encoded by the coding sequence ATGCACCGTACGCGCACCACGGCCGCCGGCGGCCTCGCCGTGGCCCTCGCCGTGATCCCGCTGGCGGGCCCGGCGGGGCCGTCCGGCGCCGCGCCGGCCCATGGGCCCGGCGGCGACCGGACCCGGCCGGCCGTCGCCTCCCTCTCCCCCGCCCCGCAGTCCGTCCACGACCGCTCCGACCACCTCACGATCACCCGGACCGTGACCCTGGTCGCCGGGCCGGGAACCGACGCCCCGGCGCTGGCGCTGGTGACCAGGGCCCTGAAGGACGCCGGCGCACAGCACGTCGTACGGACCGCACGCGCCGCCCCCGGTGGCGGGCGGCTGTCCGTCTACGTGGACGGGCCGGCCGCCGACCGCACCCTGGCCGGGCTCGGGGCGCGCGGCACCGCCGGGCTCCCCGCGGAGGGCTACACACTGGCCGTGGCCCGTGGCCGGATCGCGCTGGCCGGCAAGGACGCCACCGGCACGTACTACGCCGCCCAGACGCTCGGCCAACTGCTGCCGCACCGCGACCGTCCCGGCGCCCGAGTGCCCGGCACCGTCGTACGGGACTGGCCGGCAACCCCCTTGCGCGGTGTGGTCGAGGGCTTCTACGGCACGCCGTGGTCGCACGCCGCCCGCCTCGACCAGCTGGACTTCGCGGCCCGGCACAAGATGAACATCTACGTCTACTCCCCCAAGGACGACGCCTATCTCAGGGAGAAGTGGCGCGACCCCTACCCGGCGGACCGGCTGGACCAGATCAAGGAGCTGGTGGACCGGGCCCGGGCCCGGCACGTGGAGTTCACCTACGCCCTCTCCCCCGGGCTGTCCGTCTGCTACAGCTCGGCCTCCGACGTCCGGGCGCTGACCGCGAAGTTCCAGACGCTGTGGGACATCGGGGTGCGGACCTTCGCGGTGCCGCTGGACGACATCAGCTACACCAAGTGGAACTGCGCGGCGGACAGGGAGCGGTTCGGGACCGGCGGCGGTGCGGCCGGGACCGCGCAGGCGCAGCTGCTCGACCACGTCAACCGGGAGTTCATCGCCCGCCACCCCGGGGCCCGGCCGCTGCAGATGGTGCCCACCGAGTACTCCGACCTCAAGGCGACGCCCTACAAGGCGGCACTCGCCGCCAAGCTGGACGCCAACGTACTGGTGGAGTGGACGGGCGTGGGCGTGATCGCGCCGACCATGAGCGCCGACCAGGCCCGGCAGGCCCGGAATCTCTACGGGCACCCGATCCTGCTCTGGGACAACTACCCGGTCAACGACTACGTCAGCAAGCGGCTGATGCTCGCCCCGTACAACGCGCGGGAGCCCGGGGTGCCGGAGCGGCTGGCCGGCATCACCGCGAACCCGATGATCCAGCCGGCCGCGTCCAAGCTGGCCCTGGCCACCGTCGCCGACTACAGCTGGAACGACCGGGCGTACGACGCGCGGGCCTCCTGGAGCATCGCCATCGACGAACTGGCCGGCGGCGACGCCCGGGCCGCCCGCGCCCTGCGGGCCTTCGCGGACGTCAACTACACCTCGGCGATCAACCCGCGGCAGGCGCCCGAACTCTCCGCGGCCCTCGAACGGTTCCGCCGGGGCGGCGACGCCCGGCGGCTGGACGCGGTGCTGCGCGATCTGCGGGACGCACCGGGGGTGCTGCGCGACCGGCTCCCCGGGCGCGCCTTCGTCCGGGAGACCGCGCCGTGGCTGGACGCCACCCGGGCCTGGGCGGTCGCGGCCCGCGACGCGCTGCGGCTGATCGAGGCGGACCGGTCCGGCGACACGGCGACCGCCCGGCAACTGCGGGCGCGCATCCCGGGGTTGGTGACGAAGGCGAAGTCGTACGTCTACGTCGACATGAAGGGGAAGCGGATCCCGGTGGTGATCGGGGACGGAGTGCTGGACACCTTCGTCGCGGACGCGCTGGCCGGGCGGCGCGGGCAATGA
- a CDS encoding DUF6126 family protein, with protein sequence MPDHTTPAPSTPEAGGAPDAPTSRRYVENKPPRGMYVRVFIYVVATHALLAFMSLLVVLAKSR encoded by the coding sequence GTGCCCGACCACACCACCCCCGCCCCGTCCACTCCCGAGGCCGGCGGCGCGCCCGACGCCCCGACCTCCCGCCGCTACGTCGAGAACAAGCCACCGCGCGGCATGTACGTACGGGTCTTCATCTACGTCGTGGCCACCCACGCGCTGCTGGCTTTCATGAGCCTGCTGGTGGTCCTCGCCAAGTCCCGATAG